A single genomic interval of Aegicerativicinus sediminis harbors:
- a CDS encoding 2Fe-2S iron-sulfur cluster-binding protein, whose translation MTEFFGVKVKNIHKETADTVVLELDIPEDLKDHLVFQPGQHLTFKKMFDGEEVRRTYSLCTNPYDWEFKVAVKSIPNGIFSTYANNELKVGDTLEIMKPSGRFYVEVNPNKARNYIAFAAGSGITPIISMIKTHLAMEPQSTFKLFYLNSTSKSIIFKEEIEQLKNRYFQRFHVFFFLTREQRDIPFLNGRFDEDKMKLISSKFIDIEDTDHCFLCGPQQMIFLIRDSLVNAGLEKDKIHYELFYSGEADKSFGIEKSIPKVDGTEVTLIDGGKEFHFVMDEENDTILDGGLAAGADLPFACKGGVCSTCKCKLIIGEVTMKVNYALEEDELSKNYILSCQAVPTSKKVVVDFDV comes from the coding sequence ATGACGGAATTTTTCGGTGTCAAAGTAAAGAATATCCATAAGGAGACCGCTGATACAGTTGTTTTGGAATTGGATATTCCTGAGGATTTGAAGGACCACTTAGTTTTTCAACCCGGCCAGCATCTAACGTTTAAAAAAATGTTCGATGGTGAAGAGGTAAGACGCACCTATTCTCTATGTACCAATCCTTACGACTGGGAATTCAAGGTTGCTGTAAAGAGTATTCCTAATGGAATTTTTTCCACCTACGCTAATAACGAACTTAAGGTTGGGGATACCTTGGAAATTATGAAACCTTCCGGAAGATTTTATGTTGAGGTAAATCCTAATAAAGCTAGAAATTATATAGCATTTGCTGCAGGCAGTGGTATTACCCCTATAATTTCAATGATTAAGACTCATCTTGCAATGGAGCCGCAAAGCACCTTCAAGCTGTTTTACTTGAATAGCACTTCTAAATCCATTATCTTTAAAGAAGAGATAGAGCAGCTTAAAAACCGTTATTTTCAGAGGTTTCATGTCTTTTTCTTCTTAACAAGGGAGCAAAGGGATATTCCTTTTTTAAACGGTCGTTTCGATGAGGATAAAATGAAATTGATTAGCTCTAAATTTATTGATATTGAAGATACCGACCATTGTTTTTTGTGTGGACCTCAACAAATGATATTTCTTATAAGAGATTCACTAGTAAACGCTGGATTAGAAAAGGATAAAATCCATTATGAATTGTTTTATTCTGGTGAAGCCGATAAAAGTTTTGGTATTGAAAAATCCATTCCAAAGGTTGATGGGACAGAGGTAACCTTAATCGATGGCGGAAAGGAGTTTCATTTTGTAATGGATGAAGAAAATGATACCATTTTGGATGGAGGTTTAGCTGCTGGAGCAGATCTTCCTTTTGCATGTAAAGGTGGGGTATGTAGTACCTGCAAATGTAAATTGATTATTGGCGAGGTTACAATGAAAGTTAATTATGCACTTGAAGAGGATGAGCTTTCCAAGAATTACATTTTGAGCTGCCAAGCAGTTCCAACCAGTAAAAAGGTAGTCGTAGATTTTGATGTTTAA
- a CDS encoding TetR/AcrR family transcriptional regulator, with protein sequence MKVETRKDEIIKTASRLFKDKGYSAVTMRDLASELGIKAASLYNHIDSKQELLKSIILNLAENFTAGMKDVLNSDKVATDKLRMLVELHVKITSNNVYGMASLNNDWMHLEDQLEYYLKLRHDYENNFKSIVIDGIAKRELLDSDPEVLMFSILSTLRSLYLWIPQKDKLDTELITHQLSEVLISGMERK encoded by the coding sequence TTGAAAGTAGAAACACGTAAGGACGAAATTATTAAAACTGCCTCCCGTTTATTTAAAGACAAAGGCTATAGTGCTGTTACAATGAGGGATTTGGCCTCTGAGCTTGGCATCAAGGCGGCTAGTTTATACAATCACATAGATTCCAAACAAGAGCTATTAAAGTCAATAATATTAAATCTTGCCGAGAATTTTACCGCTGGAATGAAGGATGTGTTGAATTCAGATAAGGTTGCTACCGATAAGTTAAGGATGTTAGTTGAACTGCACGTAAAAATTACAAGTAATAATGTGTATGGAATGGCATCCCTGAACAACGACTGGATGCATCTTGAGGATCAATTGGAATATTATTTGAAATTAAGACACGACTATGAGAATAATTTTAAGTCGATTGTAATAGATGGAATTGCGAAGAGAGAACTATTGGATTCTGATCCTGAAGTGCTTATGTTTTCAATATTGTCCACCCTGAGATCTTTGTATTTATGGATTCCACAAAAGGATAAATTAGATACAGAATTAATTACACACCAATTGAGTGAGGTCCTGATTTCTGGAATGGAACGGAAATAA
- a CDS encoding rhodanese-like domain-containing protein: MGFFDFIFKLRKQKIESFLQRGAMIIDVRSDEEFEDGHIPDSIHIPLQNLVEHIRDLKSNDKPIITCCASGIRSSRAAKFLNLHNIEAINGGGWKFLKKIIDRFD, from the coding sequence ATGGGATTTTTCGATTTCATTTTTAAACTTCGAAAGCAAAAGATCGAATCCTTTTTGCAACGTGGAGCAATGATAATAGATGTAAGATCCGACGAAGAGTTTGAAGACGGTCACATACCTGATTCGATACATATACCATTGCAAAATTTAGTAGAACATATTCGTGATTTAAAATCTAATGACAAGCCAATTATTACGTGTTGCGCTAGTGGAATTAGATCTTCTAGGGCTGCCAAGTTTTTGAACCTGCACAATATTGAAGCAATTAATGGGGGCGGTTGGAAATTTTTGAAAAAAATTATAGATCGATTTGATTAA
- a CDS encoding DUF4230 domain-containing protein: MKKFLFGVILTLLVVVLYKSCTDKSREKMFLKESSSLIQEQIVNVGKLVVTEGHFSEVFTYKNSKSLFADLINVEKKALVVVNADVAVSYDLSKIDYDIDETNKTLRIISIPKEEITINPDFEYYDVTADYLNPFDAEDYNAIKDKVKANLMKKILQSEIKTNAENRLISELAKFFILTNSLGWRLEYQEYPIENIKELNQIDL, encoded by the coding sequence ATGAAAAAATTCTTATTTGGAGTCATATTAACCCTATTGGTTGTAGTTCTTTACAAATCCTGTACCGACAAGTCTAGGGAGAAAATGTTCCTCAAAGAAAGTTCTTCCCTTATACAGGAGCAGATTGTTAATGTGGGTAAACTGGTTGTAACGGAAGGACATTTTAGCGAGGTATTTACGTATAAGAATTCGAAATCGTTATTTGCTGATTTAATCAATGTGGAAAAGAAAGCTTTGGTCGTTGTAAATGCAGATGTTGCTGTAAGCTATGATTTAAGTAAGATTGATTATGATATTGATGAGACAAACAAAACTTTAAGGATAATAAGTATACCAAAAGAGGAAATCACGATTAATCCAGATTTTGAATACTACGATGTTACAGCAGACTATCTCAATCCTTTCGATGCTGAAGATTACAATGCGATAAAGGACAAAGTGAAGGCAAATTTGATGAAGAAAATACTTCAATCAGAGATTAAAACCAATGCCGAAAATAGATTGATTAGTGAGTTGGCAAAATTTTTTATCCTGACCAATTCATTAGGTTGGAGATTAGAGTACCAAGAATATCCAATTGAAAACATCAAGGAACTTAATCAAATCGATCTATAA
- the gldC gene encoding gliding motility protein GldC, producing MANHTSTIELQVELDENRVPEKLMWSADDGGISKEEAKAIMLSVWDSTNQETLRIDLWTKDMPVDEMKLFFHQTLLAMSDTFFRATQDEKMTATMKDFCDYFAEKMELK from the coding sequence ATGGCAAATCACACTTCTACAATAGAATTACAGGTTGAGCTTGATGAAAACCGTGTGCCTGAAAAACTTATGTGGTCTGCCGACGATGGCGGTATATCCAAGGAAGAAGCAAAAGCAATCATGCTGTCTGTATGGGATAGCACAAATCAAGAAACTCTAAGAATCGATCTTTGGACCAAAGATATGCCTGTGGATGAAATGAAACTTTTTTTCCATCAGACTTTGTTGGCTATGAGCGACACTTTTTTTAGAGCTACTCAGGATGAAAAGATGACCGCTACTATGAAAGATTTCTGTGATTATTTTGCAGAAAAAATGGAATTGAAATAG
- the gldB gene encoding gliding motility lipoprotein GldB, with amino-acid sequence MKIRVQSTRLSIAVYTLLLLAVLSCVKDNEREKEISKIPIKVEIERFDRILDDAQPSEFENLKKNYAFWFPRENADSLILNLKADTIQQELFDEVKKEFLDTNDLQEGIESLFQHIKYFDPQFKEPRVITVTSRVDFRNKVIVTDSIVLIALDTYLGSDHFFYEGISRYLVQNLKRDQILPDLASAYAKKYIMPKNRKKLLDEMIYYGKQLYFEDEVLPNVSDAAKIGYTEDQYLWAKANEFQIWTYFIEKELLYNTDTSLPNRFINPAPFSKFYLQLDNESPGMLGRYIGWQIVNAYMENNDVKLMDMLIADPETIFKQSNFKPEK; translated from the coding sequence TTGAAGATTAGAGTCCAATCAACAAGGTTATCCATAGCCGTCTATACCTTGCTTTTATTAGCTGTATTGAGTTGTGTGAAAGACAACGAAAGAGAGAAGGAAATTTCCAAAATACCTATTAAGGTTGAGATTGAACGTTTCGATCGCATCCTAGATGATGCGCAGCCATCAGAATTTGAAAACTTAAAGAAAAACTATGCGTTTTGGTTCCCTAGAGAAAATGCCGATTCGTTGATTTTAAATTTAAAAGCCGATACAATTCAACAGGAACTATTTGACGAGGTAAAAAAAGAATTTTTAGACACTAATGATTTGCAAGAGGGTATTGAATCGTTATTTCAACACATTAAATACTTTGATCCCCAATTTAAAGAACCCCGGGTGATAACCGTTACCTCTCGAGTTGATTTCCGAAACAAGGTTATTGTTACAGATAGCATTGTATTAATTGCATTGGATACTTATTTAGGGAGCGACCATTTTTTCTATGAAGGTATTTCTCGGTATCTAGTTCAAAATTTAAAGCGGGATCAAATTCTTCCAGATTTGGCATCGGCCTATGCTAAGAAATATATCATGCCGAAAAATAGAAAGAAATTACTAGATGAAATGATTTATTATGGGAAGCAATTGTATTTTGAAGATGAGGTTCTTCCAAATGTTTCAGATGCCGCCAAAATAGGATATACAGAGGACCAATATCTGTGGGCTAAAGCAAATGAATTTCAAATTTGGACATATTTCATTGAGAAAGAATTGCTTTACAATACAGATACTAGTTTGCCAAATAGATTTATCAATCCCGCACCTTTTAGTAAATTCTACCTTCAACTTGATAATGAATCTCCTGGAATGCTAGGTCGATATATTGGTTGGCAAATTGTAAATGCCTATATGGAGAATAATGACGTAAAACTGATGGATATGTTGATCGCCGATCCAGAAACAATATTTAAACAATCTAACTTTAAACCAGAAAAATAA
- the nadE gene encoding NAD(+) synthase produces the protein MQSEKVIQHIVSWLKDYADNAKMKGFVIGVSGGIDSALTSTLCAKTGLDLLCLEMPIHQSTDQVTRAANHISWLKEHFPNVKSHWINLTPVFDSLVDVLPDVENEESRFMSLANTRARLRMTSLYYFAALEKYLVAGTGNKVEDFGVGFYTKYGDGGVDLSPIADLLKTEVFELAKHLGINKEILEAAPTDGLWGDNRTDEDQIGASYPELEWAMAMKDQGKTANDFEGRQKEVFEIFMRFNRANKHKMVPIPVCEIPKELK, from the coding sequence ATGCAATCTGAAAAGGTTATTCAACATATTGTTTCTTGGTTAAAAGATTATGCCGATAATGCAAAAATGAAAGGATTCGTAATTGGTGTGTCAGGAGGTATAGATTCTGCCCTAACCTCAACACTCTGCGCCAAAACAGGTCTTGACCTTTTGTGTTTAGAAATGCCTATTCATCAATCTACGGATCAGGTTACTAGAGCTGCAAATCATATATCGTGGTTAAAGGAACATTTTCCGAACGTTAAGTCTCATTGGATTAATCTAACCCCTGTTTTTGATAGTCTAGTGGATGTGTTACCAGATGTTGAAAATGAAGAAAGCAGGTTTATGTCCCTTGCTAATACCAGGGCAAGACTCAGGATGACTTCTTTATACTATTTCGCTGCACTTGAGAAATATCTTGTTGCAGGAACTGGCAATAAGGTGGAAGATTTTGGGGTTGGGTTTTACACAAAGTATGGAGATGGCGGAGTAGACTTAAGTCCTATAGCCGACCTATTAAAAACGGAAGTATTTGAACTTGCTAAACATCTCGGAATAAATAAAGAAATATTAGAGGCTGCACCAACTGATGGTCTTTGGGGCGATAATCGTACCGACGAAGACCAAATTGGAGCATCATATCCTGAATTGGAATGGGCCATGGCTATGAAAGACCAAGGAAAGACAGCAAACGATTTTGAAGGCAGACAAAAGGAAGTTTTTGAAATTTTTATGAGATTCAACCGAGCGAATAAACATAAAATGGTTCCAATTCCTGTATGTGAAATCCCAAAAGAATTAAAATAA
- a CDS encoding response regulator gives MVKVLIVDNHPVVLAGLRAIIESTPDFEVVGSIKTGVEIFEFVRRYKVDLIISEIDLPELNGITALRAIKKEHQQLKVLIFSHQPEEIYAISSLKAGASAYVPKSIDIDKFIYALRKVAEGEVYLTDKMSKQLEYDDTKKTKSRMFKRLSTREVEVLKLLSSGKKNKEIAKELDINEKTVSTYKSRLFKKLNVTNLVDLIHQAEHQDMV, from the coding sequence ATGGTCAAGGTTTTGATCGTTGACAATCATCCGGTAGTCTTAGCAGGCTTAAGAGCTATCATAGAATCCACACCAGATTTTGAAGTAGTGGGAAGTATAAAGACAGGCGTGGAGATCTTTGAATTCGTGCGCCGCTATAAAGTAGATCTAATAATTTCTGAAATTGATTTACCAGAACTTAATGGCATCACCGCTTTACGAGCCATAAAGAAAGAACACCAACAACTGAAGGTTCTAATATTTAGCCACCAGCCTGAAGAGATATATGCCATAAGTTCTTTAAAGGCAGGTGCATCCGCCTATGTTCCGAAAAGCATTGATATTGATAAATTTATTTACGCCTTAAGAAAGGTTGCGGAAGGCGAAGTTTATCTTACCGATAAAATGTCTAAACAACTTGAATATGACGACACAAAAAAGACGAAAAGCCGTATGTTTAAAAGGCTTTCAACTCGTGAGGTTGAAGTTTTAAAATTGTTGTCATCAGGGAAAAAGAATAAGGAAATTGCGAAGGAATTAGACATAAACGAAAAAACCGTAAGTACTTATAAATCTCGATTATTCAAAAAGTTAAATGTTACTAATTTAGTGGATTTAATACATCAAGCCGAACACCAAGATATGGTTTAA
- the dnaG gene encoding DNA primase, whose translation MISRISIDQVFEAARVEEVIGEFVQLKKSGSNFKGLSPFSDERTPSFMVSPVKQIWKDFSSGKGGNVVSFLMEHEHFSYPEAIKYLAKKYNIEIEETEQTEEEKEQADERESLFLINEFANTYFQRILHKTDQGKAIGKSYFKERGFTESTIEKFQLGYSLDEWDAFTNEALKKAYKLELLEKTGLTIVKGEKHFDRFKGRVMFPIHSMSGRVLGFGGRILTNDKKAAKYLNSPESEVYQKSKILYGLYFAKQTIAKEDNCYLVEGYTDVIQMYQAGIKNVVSSSGTALTPEQIRLINRLTKNITVLFDSDAAGLRASVRGVDLILEQGMNVRVCTFPEGEDPDSFSRKNDLEDILLYLETNSRDFIQFKASLLVSEAKNDPIKRAETVRDIVNSIAKIPDRIKREIYVQECSRIMDVSEEVLFSTLAQIGKKDLKDASQALKADQKAFEVHRPEKVSAKKVDLQYEMERKMIELLLLYGKEIADFEDLVLKENESGKLELEPVIQRAKVFEKIFLDLQEDEMQFSNENFRDLYYQIIETLQGDPDHPLDEFINVVKPELAGEITSIIMDDERYHLHDWERRNIHPKSKINSLPQLVNQSILTLRCFLIDQKVQEFQHETLREGTDSNTILEDVKDYLSLKMLLSRKLGRVIGGKV comes from the coding sequence TTGATTTCCCGTATTTCCATAGACCAAGTTTTCGAAGCTGCTCGAGTAGAAGAGGTCATCGGTGAGTTCGTTCAATTGAAAAAATCCGGTAGTAATTTTAAAGGTCTCAGCCCTTTTAGCGATGAGCGTACACCCAGTTTTATGGTGTCTCCGGTTAAACAGATTTGGAAGGATTTCTCTAGCGGTAAAGGAGGAAATGTTGTTTCATTTTTAATGGAGCACGAGCATTTCTCATATCCAGAGGCAATTAAATATCTCGCTAAAAAATACAATATAGAAATTGAGGAAACTGAGCAAACAGAAGAAGAAAAAGAACAGGCGGATGAAAGGGAAAGTCTTTTTCTTATAAATGAGTTTGCTAATACTTATTTTCAACGGATTCTTCACAAAACTGATCAAGGTAAGGCAATCGGTAAAAGTTATTTTAAGGAAAGGGGATTTACGGAATCTACAATAGAAAAGTTTCAATTAGGCTATTCATTAGATGAGTGGGATGCCTTTACAAATGAAGCTCTAAAAAAGGCATATAAACTTGAGCTTTTAGAAAAGACAGGCTTAACTATTGTTAAAGGAGAAAAGCATTTTGATCGTTTCAAAGGCCGGGTAATGTTTCCAATCCATAGTATGAGTGGGAGAGTGCTCGGGTTTGGAGGTAGAATTTTAACCAATGATAAAAAAGCCGCTAAATATCTCAATTCTCCAGAAAGTGAAGTCTACCAAAAAAGTAAAATTCTATACGGACTTTATTTCGCAAAACAGACCATAGCCAAAGAAGATAATTGCTATTTGGTTGAAGGGTACACAGATGTAATCCAAATGTATCAAGCCGGAATTAAGAATGTGGTTTCTTCTTCTGGTACTGCTTTAACTCCTGAACAAATACGACTAATTAATAGGCTTACAAAAAATATTACCGTATTGTTCGATAGTGATGCGGCCGGTTTAAGAGCTTCAGTGCGTGGTGTAGATTTGATTTTAGAGCAGGGCATGAATGTTAGGGTTTGCACCTTCCCGGAAGGTGAAGATCCAGATAGTTTTTCTAGAAAAAATGATTTAGAGGATATTCTTCTTTACCTAGAAACCAATTCACGAGACTTTATCCAATTTAAAGCATCTCTATTGGTTTCTGAGGCCAAGAACGATCCTATTAAACGCGCAGAAACTGTTAGGGATATTGTTAACAGTATTGCCAAAATCCCTGATCGTATAAAACGTGAAATATATGTGCAGGAATGTTCAAGGATTATGGATGTTAGTGAGGAAGTGCTTTTTAGTACTCTTGCACAAATCGGGAAAAAAGATTTAAAAGATGCTAGTCAAGCATTGAAGGCTGATCAGAAGGCATTTGAGGTTCATCGGCCTGAAAAAGTTTCTGCCAAAAAAGTTGATTTGCAATATGAAATGGAGCGAAAAATGATTGAATTACTCCTTTTGTATGGTAAAGAAATTGCAGATTTTGAAGATTTAGTGCTTAAAGAAAACGAGTCAGGGAAATTAGAATTAGAGCCTGTGATTCAGAGAGCAAAGGTTTTCGAAAAAATATTCTTAGACCTGCAGGAAGACGAAATGCAGTTTAGTAATGAAAATTTTAGAGATTTATATTATCAGATTATTGAAACCTTGCAAGGAGATCCCGATCATCCTTTGGATGAATTCATAAATGTGGTTAAACCGGAATTGGCTGGAGAAATTACGAGTATTATTATGGACGATGAGCGATACCATCTTCATGATTGGGAACGAAGAAATATTCACCCTAAGAGCAAAATCAATTCTCTTCCACAATTGGTAAATCAATCCATATTAACTCTAAGGTGTTTCTTAATTGATCAAAAAGTGCAGGAGTTTCAACATGAAACTTTGCGAGAGGGTACAGATTCCAATACCATTTTAGAGGACGTAAAAGACTATTTAAGCTTAAAAATGTTGCTTTCCAGAAAATTGGGTAGAGTAATTGGGGGTAAAGTTTAA